In Andrena cerasifolii isolate SP2316 chromosome 11, iyAndCera1_principal, whole genome shotgun sequence, the genomic stretch TCGTCTCTAGGAAATATTTCGTTGACTAGTATCGATGCAGAATTCACTGAATCCGAGCAGCACAGACTGCAGAATCGTTTGAATTCAAATGACTCTACTTCGACGAAAGATGATGACAATGATGGTATTGACTTTGACAAAATGAATGCGCTTGGTTTGACATGGCTGGATCAATTGACGAACTTAGGCTTTCTCGGTATGGAAGAATCTGTCGAAGTTGATCAACTATCCTGGCTAGGCAGTGGACAATACGTTAGCTGTAGTGACTTAGTTGATTCGTGTAAGAAAACAGATCGAATTTTATATTTCGCCCGCGGATGTCTGCAGGCCTATCTCATTGACGGTAGCACTTATTTAAACGATGTACATTCAACTAGTCTGCGAAAATTTATATTCAGCGCTTTCGATATGGCGCGCAGAATTCAGATAACTCCAAGAAGAATACAATACGCTCAGCAGAAAGAGAATGAATTATATGCTAACTTGATGAAAATTGTGAACGAAAATCAAGAGGAATTAACTGAATTAATAGAAACTATCATACAAGAGATGAAGTACGATATTTTATTGTTGGACAATGATGTATGTTCGTACGAAAGCATTCCGTTCACCGACACCGAAAGGGCAGAATGGTCCGCAACTGTTAGGGCTGCAACTTCTGCGGTTCAACGAATGGTGCTTGGTCGTTTAGGGGAGAAAGTTGCTAAGCAGCTTGTCAATTCTGTGAATTGTTTGCGCGACACTTTCGTTGGGACATTACAGCGCTGTTTGATAAGCCTTGAAAAAACGTATGAACGTGATACTTGCGTATTAGCCAGTGATGCTTTAAAGCAAATACTGTCCGCTGCATACAACGTTGAGTTACATAATTCTTCGCCATCTTTAATACACTCTTTCTTGGAAAGATTGAGGCAGCTTTTTAAGTCTTTACCTTTACCATGGTCACCAACGCCGACCTTGGACGCAGCTTGGAGAAGGAAAGTTACAATTGACGTACTAAATTCTTTATCGGCAGCAAGGCTGGCTAGAACAATATCCACGCAGTTTAGAGATAAACTTAAGTCATCGCACGATTCGTTTCAAGCTGCTCTCAGATCCTTAGAAAACTATTACTCTGGGAAATTAGAGAGAACAGAGGAACAGAGGATAGCTATTAGGAAGTACCATGCTCCCAGATTAGCTAAATTAGCGCTGGAATCAACGTCAATGACGGATGCTGTCCGTTATGGAATTCCTTATTGCGGCAAAGAAATTGGCCGTGGTCAGTACGGAGTTGTATTTGCTTGCGATGGTTGGGGCGGTGCACCAGGTCCTTGCGCAGTTAAATCAGTTGTTCCGCCAGACGAAAGGCACTGGAACGATCTTGCCATGGAGTTCTACTATACCAGATCTATTCCAGATCATAAAAGGATAGTAAAACTTCGAGGATCGGTTATCGATCAATCGTATGGTGGAGGATTTGGTCTCGGATCTGCAGTCCTTTTAATAACAGATCGTTTGAGCCGTGACTTGTACTGCGGGATACGCGCTGGTTTGACTTGGTTGGAACGTATACAGATAGCAATAGATGTCTTAGAAGGAATACGTTACCTTCATTCCCAAGGACTTGTTCACCGAGACATTAAATTGAAGAACGTGCTGCTTGATACAGAAAACAGGGCAAAATTAACCGACCTGGGATTCTGTATCACGGAAGCTATGATGTCGGGAAGCATTGTCGGCACGCCTGTGCATATGGCACCAGAGCTCCTCTCTGGTCATTACGATAGTAGCGTTGACGTCTATGCatttggaattttattttggtacATATGTGCGGGTCATGTTGCATTACCACATGCTTTCGAGCAGTTCCATAACAAAGAACAACTGTGGACCAGTGTGAAAAAAGGTAACGTTGATTTTTATCAACACCTAGAGGTATCTTTCggctccaattttttttttaaagtatttctTGAATCGTAACCAGGTGTACGTCCAGAACGATTACCAATATTTGACGACGAATGTTGGAAATTAATGGAGCAGTGCTGGTACGGAGAACCATCCAAGCGACCTTTACTGGGAGCGATGTTACCCGTATTAGAATCTATTCAACAGAAAGCAGAAAAAGGCAAGTCCTTACAACAGCTTACCCCACAGAAGCTACAAGAAAGTTCGTCATCGGACTTGAGAAATCCTGCATTAGCGTTAGCAGAACCTTATAATCAGAGAGGTGCCGTAATCAGTCCGCATCCTGCAAAGCGTAGGACAATAAGGACCGTAAAACATCCCGTTTTCCATATCACTAATCTCTTTCAAACAAGCCTGTGTTCCAACTTGTACGTTCAGATGCGGGAATTCTGAAAGCATTTAACGCTCTCtgctttaaatttatatattgaaAATGGTCTGACTGTATTTATGTTTAATCGCGTTTAAAATGTGTACTTCTAATACGATCTATCATGTTTTACTGCACGTATTTGACATAGTTTTTAGTAGTATTGTAAATTCAGTATTAATTTGACGAATCTCTTATTAGCTTTGCATTTTTACTAATTCTGTTTACGTTACATTTATCAGTTTTTGTGCCGGAAGTTATAATGGCAAAATTCATTGAGTTATGTCGATATGATGCATAAGTGATTATCATGAGTACGTAaatgatttctctttttttatattaggaGCATAAGCGGTTGTGATGTCGAATGTTTCGCATATGTAATTAGTGGGACATTTTAAGCAATTTTTACACAAGACAAAATATTCCCGGACGTTGCACTTGTTACATATGTAAACTAATATCTCATTGTGATAGAAAAATATGTTATTGTTAGGAAGAGTATAACAAGATCGAATATTGTATATTTACTATTGAAGAATAAATAAAGTTTCCCAGTTTTCTATTTATCATGTATACATCGTTGATTTTCTTTCAAGTGTTCAATGATTGAGGATTTTAAATCTCTGAAACTTTAGTGGTATAATCTAAACTTACTAACAAATTTTGTGTTATTTATGCGATTTATATTGTTTTCAGATGACAGATTCTCCGAAACAGAATCTACATGAATCTCtaaatggaatttaaaaaatctgacagaaacatttaaaactaTCATTTCACAAGATACACTGCGATTTTATTGCATAATTGGGTATGTAAAAAGCTGACTATTGATTATCAGCAGGTGTCAAAGAGCTAATTGTACATTTGTAAATGAAAGGATGAACGGTAATCCTTACTGAcatgaaataatatttattttatgaacTAAGTTGCTTTCACAGCAGAACTCTTATTTAATCTTACAAATATGGATAAGTATAATATAGATTTATATTtacatcgttacttttataaCTATACTGTGTTATTTAACATAGTGTTAAGACTCCGTTTACTAAATAAGCATAGGCTTATATAATTACAATATTATTTTTACATAATGTGTACAGTGTATAAAATaatgtacaaaaatatacaacCAATAACATGTTTGTGAAAAAAAATCCACCAACAACGAAATGTTGAATAAGCAGTGTTCGATCAGATCAACAAATCAAGATCAGACTTTGCATTTTCTAGATCATGCAAAAATCTGTAAAATTGACTAATAGTCATTTCTACAAAGACAGTCCTAGGTTTATTATCTTCTTCCAAATCCAGCTTCACTTGTAGAAACGATTTCCCCACATTATCCAGCTCCTTGCTTGCTGCAGTTACTGTAACAATTGTATATTCTGTTAGCATTACAATTTTTACGTTTTTTAACTGCGTCCTTATTATCTAAATAAACATTTTCACGCTAAGGGAAGGGGAAATTATTTACGTTTTCTATTCAGGAAAGAAATCAGATTTCATCGAAGTATTCgtataaaaagtaaatagtatCTAGTACAGTAAGATGTTTCTACAaccagttttattaaaatatcagGACTGTTCGGGTGTTCTGTTGCCCAAGGTTAAGTATTCTTACCACCGAATCTCCACGAAATATCAATTATCTTACTAACAGCCTTAACCATTTTATATCATAAATCGTTAGTCTTTTTGGTTGTATTTAACAAATATCGTGTATATTTCTCGGGCAAACAAATGTGAAACAACATCTACGTTGTTAATTTACTCGTGCATCGCAGCGGTCTCTGTAGTTGGAAGCATGTAACAAACTGAGATTATGGAAAGCGCGAATACATGAATTGTGTAATCAATGTTGCTTCGCAAGAGAAATGATagaatttacatatttcttaaTGAGCACAAGCTAGGACTGCAGGAAATGCTTTGCAGAATTATTAGCTATTATATACGGTATTAACGGTAGAAACAAAGCAATACAACTTTGTTCCAAGTTGCTTCCAAAAATTAGATTTCCAGAtcacctctatttttttttttttttttaatgaaactactgtttataaattataaatctttatcgcGCAACTTCCTGAAGGTTCCAAAGGCTATATTACTCCATATTAAAGCTGATTATTTAATGTTACAGTGTATCTGACAATGATGGCATCTCGAATACATCAGGCTTCCTAATGCCAGAGCTTCCAACTATCTCCAGTGTTTTATGACGAAGAATTTGGTAGATCACACGTGCCCTATCTGCCCGTGATTTATTACTTTATCTTTGACCTATGCAAAATAATTGCACTTGTCACGTATCGGTGGTACGATGAAATACTTCAAATCCTTATCTACGTCGAGCTTAGCTTGTTGGTAAGAGAAAAAAGGGGTTGCAGTCGCGGTGGTGGTTACCAAAGTGCCAGCAGGTAACCCAGGTCCAATAAATCCTTCCTGGCGTCGCGCACGCctgttataaaacaaaaaaaaaacagggggAAGCAGGGAGAACCGAGGCAAAGGAACAACGGCGTTCGACGAGAACGTTGGGATGTAATAAAACGCCACATTCCTTTCAGGGAGATCGCACGACGACCGTCATGAAAGCAAATTGACAATAGCAGCGGTTTATTTGTTCGTAATTAAGGTGTCGTAAATTAAAGGAGAGGACGCGACACTTGCCCCGACAAAGGCATGAATTACAGCCCGACTGCCAGGGGTAGCAGGGCGTCGGGACACTGGGCTGACAATGAGCGCCAAGTCGGaaagaaatttctttctcctcttttagATGCCAGTCATAATAACGAACGGCGACGGTGTACTTCTGCCAGGGCTTCTCTAACTTTCCTGGAACGTCGGGTGTTATCTTTCTGTTATGAATGTCACGACTGCGCGCAGAAGCATCGGTACACACTTTATTCCACCGCTGGGAATGTAATCGTTTCGATCAGTAATTGGTTTATGCTCGCGAATTAAACTTTTAATTACGCAACTTCCGTGTTCTTGACGGGGCGTCGTTGTCATTACCTCCTCCTGTCAAGTGCGGTGAATTTTTCCGCGGAGCAATTGAGGGGTTTGTTAGGTTTCTGTTTTAAAGAAAGCATCCGAAGGCTGATAATAAATGGAGGAGCTCGGAGAGTGCCGCGGGACTTAATTTAATTCCTGATCTATGGCGGTGCGAGGGAACGTCAAGGATCTTTCTAAAGTACAGAAATTTCTTCCGGCGAGATCTCCGTGACAACTTGCGCGAGCATAACAAATATAAATGCCCCTACGTATCCGCCGGCAAACCGAAAATAATACCCCCGCGACACGACTGTTTTAAAGCGTGCCCGGTATCCTAGACTCGGATcgcaaaaaatgaagagaatatCTCACGGTTTTAAGGCGACGTCGCTATTAGACGGTTAGATGACAAAGCTGGCTGCGCTTCGCTCTCGTATCTTCCCCGATTAAGGCCGGTGCGTACCATCGGCGGGGGTCCTTGAGTTTATATGCAAATTCTACGTCCACAGACACATTGTTTTCGCAAGTTCATAAATAAGGGACGGTGGAATGAATCCGTTAGGTAGGGGCTTGCGGTTTATCTTTAATACGAGCGAGCGGTACATCGGGAACTTTCGAAATACCCCGTATTTGTTGCTGTTGAAGCTCGttagaatttctaattaaaccaCACACTGAAATGATAAATCTGTCTTAAGCTACTCCGGCTTTAGGTCACTCGGTAATAAGTTTCGCGAAGTTTCTTCGTGCGTGCTCGCCTCGCGGCTAAGATTATGATCGCGGTGTCATAATTACCAGCCGCAAGCATCGCTTTTCCTTCGGTTGTTTTCGGAAGCCGGGATGAAAATATCAGTTCCCGGCATTTCTTCCGTTATTGATTTTCACTGTGCTTCCCGCGCTCTGTCCACGAGCGAGCGGAATGTTATTGCACCACTTACCTACTCGGcgagcaaatattaaaaaaaaaaaaaaaaaaaaaaagtaaaaggaaaatCGAGGGGCAAACGGGTGGCGGCGATGGTGATGAGAAATCGATTATGCTCTAACGCCGGGGAAACACGTTATTAGATGGCGCCTTATACTTGCGAAAGGCACTCCAGACGCTTCATTTGCATTCCATTTCCAAAACGGCCTGATAATTAAAACGTTCAAACGGCATCACGTTTTTGCGCCCCCGCTCCGCGCGCAACCGTACTTTAGACAGTTCGTTTGCATAGTATTTCCCGACTATTCCAGAGCCCGCCGCGTGTAACAAGGTTACACTATTCACCGTGTTTTTTGCTAATCGAGCAAACTTTGTTCCCTCCCTGACAAACGATTGACGGAAGAGAGCGAGGGGGGTTGGAGATTCGATTAAACGGTAACGGGGATAAGGAAAGAGCAATAGCCATAAAATCGAGAAGGGGAACAAGACATCACAACGCGGACCGGCCGTGCCAGTTCAAGGAGAAAATTCGCATAAGCTGCACCGTTTTAAAAAGCATCCTTGTAGATGCCTATCTGCTGCTTTCCCAGCTATTTTTTAGCTGACTTTTTGGGGAAGCTTTAGCGTCTCGTGCCTTCTATTACTCGATGAATATAGGGTGCTTCTGAATTGCGCAGGCTAAAAGCTGCGGTGGAAACCAGCTATGAGAAAAATGTGGACCATGAATGCTGCAGGTATCTGTTTAATTATAAGGATTTAAggggcctacctagaaatttgaaaaaaatcaattttcagatttttatatttttcttggaGTAGGTACAACatcttaaaaatattccctgaaagtgtcatgttagtccgaccaaaattgacaaagtgtaagtaggtaggtgttcctcggtgtagcgctcagacccaaaactttaaacgcgttttcctcaaaatcgtgttttcaaagtcggtgacacacGTAACTCAAAAATCAATGATcggatttactcgaggctttgcaggcttattttagggttaaaaatctaagcccTATCGGGAGCTGTTCCACTTTTTagcctagatttttttactcTCGAAAAAACGAGCTATTTTtcgccaaatatcgatgcttcaactttgcacagccgccattATGTCTCAaactaatttttccaaaatcgggtcggttagcgcctagataattgcatatattttctaaaaaatttcgaattttcaattttggatgatcctgcaccAAGCTACAGTTATCACCGCAAAGTGCCTAAAAAGGGATGCCTCGGGCaacgcctataactcacaaacctttcaatactttttaccgcagaaaattctgaaatatccgtaaaatgtactctttccaatagactaatatttgataataaacgtttatcgttttttttctagaaaaaattcccaaagaagcatgttgttttgacagTTCTAGGTAGGCTTCCCCGCTTAAAGAACATTGACAACGAATTGCGGGTTGAATAATTTCCTGCAGAGGTGACAGATGGAAATAGTTTGAAGAGTGTCCAATACCTCGCGCCATAGATAGTAGAAGAATAAATTGTAAGAATAATGACCAAGAATGTTAGGTAAAACCGCAGGGTAGGTCACGTTACGCGCATTATTCTTCGCCTTGTCCTACCCGGGAAGATAGAGTCTGAACAACCCCTGTTGGTATATTTTTTGCAACCTTCATGCAGCCGAATCATCGTGCGAAGTACGGACACGCAATTAAGGGCCATTCTGTGTACGTGCGTCCGTGAACAGAGGCGTCCCGTGTATCGGGCTGGAGAGAGAGTGGCTTTAAAGTGCGAACGATTTTACGCGAGAACGAATTTTCGTAATGGTTTGCCACAGATAAAAAAGAAACCCCCCCAAAAAAGAGAGGGAAACTGTCCATCGATCGGTCAATAAATTTTGCACCCCGCTTTTTCAAGACCCTGCATAATGGCACGGTAATAAAGCATGCGGCGTAAAGTTTCGTAAATTATCGCTGAATTAATGCGGGCTTGTATGCAGTTTTACGCCCTCCGCCACCCCGGCCCACCCCCTCGGCCGTTCCGCGGCTTAATAAAATTCAACCGGCACCCATGACCACGTGCACCCTCATGCACACGCACATGCGATCGCTTTGGTGGTCCCTTTACCACTATCGCGTCTCCGCGATGGTGTTGGTGACGATTCCTGCAACTGGGTGGGGCGGCGCGGGGGCGCCTGCGTCAGATGAGATATCCAGGAGCGTGTCTCCTGGGTTATCCTTAAAATATCCGGGCTATCCTATTACCACGAAATTCGAATCGCGGCGGCTTATCATTAATCATGGCCTCCCTTCGGCGGCCGGAGTCGCTAGGGCACCGCCAGCCGTGTCCTTTTTCCAGCCTGCCTCTGTCTCGTCCCGCCTCACCCTCCGTCGCTCTTTCTCCATACGTCCCTGTGTAGCACGTTTTAGAACGTAGCTCTGCGCGCTCGTCATGCTCGACTTTCCGTCCCTTTCCACTCAATCCCTCACACACGTCTTCTCACCTTCCCTCCGATCCACCCCCGCCGCTTCGATTGCTACACTTCGGGCCGAACCACCGATTCACGGCGGACCTTTGAAAGAGAGAACGAAGTGTGATAAATCTAGCGGGCGATGAACGAAGTGCTCGGCTGCTTGCTCTCGCGCTCACTCCATCGACTTTTATGCCCGAAAAGGCGGCGAGCGCCGGAAAAGGGATAGGCGCTCCGGGGAGATGGGAAACGAGCCTAAGGGAAAAATAGGGAGGAACGAGGTGGAAGGAAGGAGGACGGACTGTGGAGGGAGCCTGGATGCCCGTGTACGACGTGAAACACGGCCCAGTAATTTGGAGGAAATTTAAAGCGGTCCGTCGAGGTAATTGCATAGGCGTCTCTATGCCGCCGCGCGCGCCACTTTCCGCCTTCGTGTTTTTTTCGGAGGGTTTGTTTTTCGCCGGGGGAGGAGAGACTGAAAgggtttctaattaaatgacaCGCTCGcgcgttcgcgctaataaagaACGCGATTAAATAGGAGCGTCGTAAAACCGTGAAAGAGAGCGACGGAGGGAGGAGAAAGGGGAGAAGATAGAGCGTAAAGTGACGAATAGAAAAAGGACGAGCGGCGTCCACTGGTACAAATACGAACGATCCTCGGAGCAGTGGCCGACTTCGCTCTGGCCGGTGTTACGGGAACTTATTAGGGAAGATCGGGGCTAGATGTTAcgggggcaggttgttacaaagcggtttaaattttttttcgcttggactatcacttcgacgatgaagtggctgatgtgctTCAACCGTGCAcagttgtgtatgttgtttgtttgtagtcggttcacgcgttgtcactttattacagctttttgtgttttcggtactaatagtgacttttctctttctacttcaatcttttctaccgaacagacaggtaaatgtatgtaaattaatattatcacgtttgaatcagtgttcctttagctacagattcgtaccaagaacataagaatacaccaaactggtatgaactaatagctttttatacacaatggtgtcaaccggggcaagttgttacagaagGAAatgggcatgttgttacattgtatttagtaattaatttattaatttaaccctttagtTACCCTTTAATTACTCCTGAACAAGTAAGACCGTATCCTGTAGCGGAAAAAAGACCACAATTCtacgaagaaagaagatgaaatcagaaattttaaCAAACACGCCCGTAAGAGAATCCATACGACAggaacaactgttaaaagaaaaaacgaaaagtaaaagtcgaaacctaaaaagattttattaaaaagttttaaaaaggaaactgatgacatacaaataaaaaaaaacatacagtaaagaaaaggcagatgagaaataaaaccaccacaaataatagacacgagtccccgtatgaaacggacgacgataattagtgcaaccgatttcagtagtttttttattatttttaaaatagattttttattgtacatttattgtaatagattcttaccattaataagtttacttttgtccaagaaaatataattatattactcatactAAGCCTGGTTTCGTAAtatttaatcctgtaacaagTTGCCTCGTTtcgtgtaacaactagcccctactcggggcacgttgatacagCATGTCTTGACCTTCAAAacggcttgtttcaaagtcatggttttcgtttaattgcgcgcgatagcggtcatcggtagaggaaagaacgtactttaactgagagtcattgatagtattgaatatggaatgcaaaaacaaataaaaaaactgaaaagtgtaacaactagccccggtctcccctactatctGAATCCGTAGCTACTTATCGTGCCGGACGTATTATCCCTCCTCGCCTCTCGTCAAGGGcggggaaggaaggaaggaaggaaaggtAGAACGATCCACCGAGTGGAGGAGGAGCGGATAAATCTTCGAAGAAAGCTTGGATAAATCGCGGTAGCCCGCTAAGGCTGGCCCGAACTACGCGATACCAGCGGATCCTGTTTTCCATTTTTAAAGAGGCCGCGTTGGTTCGCCGCGCTGTGCCGGGGCTGGGTGGGGAATTTTCAAAACATCGGATGTGCAAATGAGGCGAGTCTCGAGGCTCGTTCCCGCCAGGCGAATATGCCAACGTCGCATAATTCCCGACGTCGAATGCGTACGCGGACGCGTAATAAACgatggaaagaaagaaaaaagacaaCCGCCCAACGGGGAGAAAAGAACGAGCGGGCGAGCGACGTAGAGAGCGTTCGCGAGAGCCGGGGAAAgagaagagaaggagagagtGATGGCGTGTGTACCAGTGGGTTTCCAGCGACACGATGTGTTTCCCCAcgctttttgttttaatttcgtaGAGACCACCGGctctacctctctctctctgccctcTTCTTCCTCATGGGAGCCCCGCGAAATGTACCACGGTGGTTTTCAGCGCTGTGGATGCTGCTGAGGTATACACCCTCCGTCCTCTCCCCTTTACCATCCTCCCACCGTTCCTCTTTCCTCTTACCATCGCCAACCCCTCGCCCCCTCCGTTCTCCTTCCCCCTTTCCACGCCGTGTTATCCCTCCTCCGTGTCCGCTTTCACCGCCACCCCCACGAGTCGGTAAAGGGCTGAACCGGCCAGTGCAACTCACGACGAGATCGACGTCGAGTCCGCGCCACTCGCGCGTCCTTTCGTCTGCGATTTTTTCACGCGTCGCTCGACAGTTTTGCACGCGCGGTAAACGCGGACCACGGCCAATTAAACACTCACGCGCCGAATATCCGCCGAGAGAGTTTGCCCGGTTCCATCGAACGAATTGCCTGGCCTTTTTGgctgtccattttttttttttattatccggACAGTCTCGCGCGGCCTCGTTACGTCCGGCCCTCGCGGCGGCGGAATCTAATTCCATTCTCGAGTTAATTAGCGCGCGGTCCCCGGTTTAATGATCTGTCGAACGTCGTTAAGCCTGTGCTCGTCCCCGGGTGTACTCGAGGCGTGAACTTTCGACAGGGAAGCGCGCGCGGCGTCAAGTAGCTGGAAAATGATACGTTTGGGACGACGACGTAAGTTGGAGGGTCGTTAAGCGCGACGACAGGTTATCGGCGGGATGTCAACATCGTGCCTGTCTCCTGTCCAAGTCGACGATCTTGTAATCTATCGACGCCGCGGAATGCCGCGACGACACCGTAAGTCAATCGACGATCGTTC encodes the following:
- the Ripk5 gene encoding receptor interacting protein kinase 5, whose product is MISKLPQEFRRYHRNRNQLQHIFEETQRALEAINNENFFPGENIVDEFLPPLTLDRITHILSNSPAIIILGQDSKAKATLVNSLISNDILPVCNGLWRWIKLTYGQTNHISLTLGLEYEVVENLQANEKPWSTLPIEDLTKSGSDDTNCPTVLEVTLSLPILKDGVQIFVAPNTGAIKILAKGLLSILPIFLYALGEQPLTEQNLEELRDLKETYPFTPVLFVSSLGNISLTSIDAEFTESEQHRLQNRLNSNDSTSTKDDDNDGIDFDKMNALGLTWLDQLTNLGFLGMEESVEVDQLSWLGSGQYVSCSDLVDSCKKTDRILYFARGCLQAYLIDGSTYLNDVHSTSLRKFIFSAFDMARRIQITPRRIQYAQQKENELYANLMKIVNENQEELTELIETIIQEMKYDILLLDNDVCSYESIPFTDTERAEWSATVRAATSAVQRMVLGRLGEKVAKQLVNSVNCLRDTFVGTLQRCLISLEKTYERDTCVLASDALKQILSAAYNVELHNSSPSLIHSFLERLRQLFKSLPLPWSPTPTLDAAWRRKVTIDVLNSLSAARLARTISTQFRDKLKSSHDSFQAALRSLENYYSGKLERTEEQRIAIRKYHAPRLAKLALESTSMTDAVRYGIPYCGKEIGRGQYGVVFACDGWGGAPGPCAVKSVVPPDERHWNDLAMEFYYTRSIPDHKRIVKLRGSVIDQSYGGGFGLGSAVLLITDRLSRDLYCGIRAGLTWLERIQIAIDVLEGIRYLHSQGLVHRDIKLKNVLLDTENRAKLTDLGFCITEAMMSGSIVGTPVHMAPELLSGHYDSSVDVYAFGILFWYICAGHVALPHAFEQFHNKEQLWTSVKKGVRPERLPIFDDECWKLMEQCWYGEPSKRPLLGAMLPVLESIQQKAEKGKSLQQLTPQKLQESSSSDLRNPALALAEPYNQRGAVISPHPAKRRTIRTVKHPVFHITNLFQTSLCSNLYVQMREF
- the LOC143374498 gene encoding COMM domain-containing protein 7 — encoded protein: MVKAVSKIIDISWRFGVTAASKELDNVGKSFLQVKLDLEEDNKPRTVFVEMTISQFYRFLHDLENAKSDLDLLI